In Salvelinus namaycush isolate Seneca chromosome 17, SaNama_1.0, whole genome shotgun sequence, one genomic interval encodes:
- the LOC120062351 gene encoding ensconsin-like isoform X6, with protein MAEGATSLKGLRAQMAAAAQAQAEERRSLAGNSPGPASAAAANTPSPGAANTPSPAAAAKSPRPVIDGAALRIDERLRVAKERREESDRQQATKETQILERERKAKLQVERQMEERQKKLDEQRRKEEQRRSAVEGKRKQKQEEEKEHYEAVMRRTLERSQRVEQKQKRWSWGGVSESDNRPGEPDAGASSPVAIVISPASPEKPPRTQADKRSTSTMNLKQPADSGINKRLSSSATLIKSPDKTRKPLASPVDGGFLSRLLTPTQASIARSKSAAALSEGGEAPECHLCPRSASPSPLHLMQRGPVRSRSIDRQKSTTLPTSASADQLNPSLKEKQFSSPGGKRPASPSNIAGRHRSPSPATLPASKRTPSPSAAKQSLRNRPPSPGGTKHRPPSPQPSSAKPPSPQPTSAKPPSPQPTSAKPPPIQRPALTPTGPPTLRKKDSKPKDLCPIQAVAPQSPEPPQTSSTPTPTPTSSSKTKDKDEKSMAGTNSAAEAAMILAENRRLAREKKEREEALRVLREEEEKLRKEEEKRLAEEARLKRLEEERRLAEERKKKEEEDALMAEADRERLEAEEAGRQAELQKEREEAEAQAAIDAEKVRIERERVMAQNHKERMERKKRIEEIMKRTRKGDQEKGGDDDDDGGDDEDEKDLQDEEGEEEGEEETNCVETRDDESTQPGDVALETDGLDEEERGLARSEPMGVREEPLGCVNGIPEADNKENNRTTAEEPLAVSPVPKGRLVGGSEFLNEDSNKLAPGLNGKPGPWSFEEFIDLGVNSKGRPLIDADGRNQGLIDCDGAPKGPRVAFEDKGTPVATLHPSSQPIEALSEM; from the exons CTGCAGCTGCGCAGGCACAGGCAGAGGAGCGGCGCAGCCTAGCAGGGAACAGCCCAGGGCCTGCATCCGCAGCAGCAGCTAACACGCCATCCCCAGGAGCAGCTAACACGCCatccccagcagcagcagcgaagTCTCCCCGACCAG tcATTGATGGTGCTGCACTAAGGATAGACGAGCGTCTTCGTGTGGCGAAAGAGAGACGAGAGGAATCCGATAGGCAGCAAG CTACGAAGGAAACTCAGATCCTGGAGCGGGAGCGTAAGGCCAAGCTGCAGGTGGAGCGTCAGATGGAGGAGCGCCAGAAGAAGCTGGACGAGCAGCGCAGGAAGGAGGAGCAGAGACGCTCGGCCGTGGAGGGAAAGAGGAAGCAAAAACAGGAAGAGGAGAAG GAGCACTATGAGGCGGTGATGCGGCGGACCCTGGAGCGCAGCCAGAGAGTGGAGCAGAAGCAGAAGAGGTGGTCCTGGGGAGGGGTTTCAGAGTCAGACAACCGACCTG GAGAACCTGACGCAGGCGCCTCCTCTCCAGTAGCTATAGTTATCTCCCCCGCGTCTCCAGAAAAGCCCCCCAGGACTCAAG CTGACAAGCGCTCTACCTCCACCATGAACCTGAAACAGCCGGCCGATTCTGGCATCAACAAGCGCCTGTCCTCCTCCGCCACCCTCATCAAATCACCTGACAAAA CTCGCAAGCCCCTGGCAAGCCCCGTGGACGGAGGGTTCCTCAGTCGCCTTCTCACCCCCACCCAGGCCTCAATAGCTAGGAGCAAGAGCGCCGCAGCCCTGTCCGAAGGAGGCGAAGCCCCAG AGTGTCACCTGTGTCCTCGTTCAGCCTCGCCCAGCCCCCTGCACCTGATGCAGCGAGGACCCGTGCGCAGCCGCAGCATCGACCGGCAGAAGAGCACCACCCTGCCCACCTCGGCCTCGGCAGACCAACTGAACCCCTCACTG AAGGAGAAACAGTTCTCGTCGCCCGGAGGGAAGCGCCCCGCCTCGCCCTCCAACATCGCGGGACGCCACCGCTCGCCCTCCCCTGCCACCCTCCCCGCCAGCAAGAGAACCCCCTCCCCCAGTGCAGCAAA GCAAAGCCTCCGTAACCGTCCCCCGTCACCCGGAGGTACCAAACATCGCCCCCCGTCCCCTCAGCCCAGCTCGGCCAAGCCCCCATCCCCTCAGCCCACCTCGGCCAAGCCACCATCCCCTCAGCCCACCTCGGCCAAGCCACCACCCATCCAGAGACCGGCCCTCACCCCGACCGGCCCCCCCACCCTGCGGAAGAAAGACTCCAAGCCAAAGGACCTGTGTCCCATCCAGGCTGTGGCCCCCCAGTCCCCAGAGCCCCCCCAGACCAGCTCAACACCGACTCCTACTCCCACATCCTCTAGTAAGACCAAAGACAAGGACG AGAAGTCCATGGCGGGCACCAACTCTGCAGCCGAGGCCGCCATGATCCTTGCTGAGAACCGCCGTCTGGCGcgggagaagaaggagagagaagaggcacTCCGAGtactgagagaggaggaggagaa gctgaggaaggaggaggagaaacgCTTGGCCGAGGAGGCACGGTTGAAAcgcctggaggaggagaggaggctggcggaggagaggaagaaaaaggaggaggaggacgctCTCATGGCAGAGGCAGACCGAGAGAGACTGGAGGCTGAGGAGGCCGGGAGACAGGCTGAACTACAGAAAGAG CGTGAAGAGGCGGAAGCACAGGCTGCAATTGATGCAGAGAAGGTCCGCATTGAGAGGGAGAGGGTAATGGCCCAGAACCATAAGGAACGCATGGAGAGGAAGAAG AGAATTGAGGAGATTATGAAGAGAACCAGAAAAGGGGACCAAGAAAAG GgaggagatgatgatgatgatggtggtgatgatgaggatgagAAAGACCTACAggatgaagagggagaggaggagggcgaaGAAGAAACCAACTGTGTCGAAACCAGGG ACGACGAGTCAACCCAGCCCGGAGATGTTGCCTTGGAGACGGACGGCCTGGATGAGGAGGAGCGTGGACTGGCCCGCAGCGAACCAATGGGAGTGCGGGAGGAGCCGTTGGGATGCGTGAACGGGATACCGGAGGCAGACAACAAGGAGAACAACAGAACCACCGCTGAGGAGCCTCTGGCTGTTAG TCCAGTGCCTAAGGGTCGTTTAGTGGGGGGCTCAGAGTTCCTGAACGAGGACTCTAACAAGCTGGCCCCGGGGCTGAACGGTAAACCTGGCCCCTGGAGCTTCGAGGAGTTCATTGACCTGGGTGTCAACTCCAAGGGCCGTCCCCTCATCGATGCTGACGGCCGCAACCAGGGCCTCATCGACTGTGACGGGGCCCCCAAGGGACCCAGGGTGGCCTTCGAGGACAAGGGGACCCCCGTGgccaccctccacccctccagtCAGCCCATCGAAGCCCTGTCAG agATGTGA
- the LOC120062351 gene encoding ensconsin-like isoform X5 — translation MAEGATSLKGLRAQMAAAAQAQAEERRSLAGNSPGPASAAAANTPSPGAANTPSPAAAAKSPRPVIDGAALRIDERLRVAKERREESDRQQATKETQILERERKAKLQVERQMEERQKKLDEQRRKEEQRRSAVEGKRKQKQEEEKEHYEAVMRRTLERSQRVEQKQKRWSWGGVSESDNRPGEPDAGASSPVAIVISPASPEKPPRTQADKRSTSTMNLKQPADSGINKRLSSSATLIKSPDKSARVRSSSLNRLPRNNKVDLDTQPTKEGRQKLQVEQTGPSLMKRSSSLTRAGGGRTPTPSKLDKGTSDDQASPSPLHLMQRGPVRSRSIDRQKSTTLPTSASADQLNPSLKEKQFSSPGGKRPASPSNIAGRHRSPSPATLPASKRTPSPSAAKQSLRNRPPSPGGTKHRPPSPQPSSAKPPSPQPTSAKPPSPQPTSAKPPPIQRPALTPTGPPTLRKKDSKPKDLCPIQAVAPQSPEPPQTSSTPTPTPTSSSKTKDKDEKSMAGTNSAAEAAMILAENRRLAREKKEREEALRVLREEEEKLRKEEEKRLAEEARLKRLEEERRLAEERKKKEEEDALMAEADRERLEAEEAGRQAELQKEREEAEAQAAIDAEKVRIERERVMAQNHKERMERKKRIEEIMKRTRKGDQEKGGDDDDDGGDDEDEKDLQDEEGEEEGEEETNCVETRDDESTQPGDVALETDGLDEEERGLARSEPMGVREEPLGCVNGIPEADNKENNRTTAEEPLAVSPVPKGRLVGGSEFLNEDSNKLAPGLNGKPGPWSFEEFIDLGVNSKGRPLIDADGRNQGLIDCDGAPKGPRVAFEDKGTPVATLHPSSQPIEALSEM, via the exons CTGCAGCTGCGCAGGCACAGGCAGAGGAGCGGCGCAGCCTAGCAGGGAACAGCCCAGGGCCTGCATCCGCAGCAGCAGCTAACACGCCATCCCCAGGAGCAGCTAACACGCCatccccagcagcagcagcgaagTCTCCCCGACCAG tcATTGATGGTGCTGCACTAAGGATAGACGAGCGTCTTCGTGTGGCGAAAGAGAGACGAGAGGAATCCGATAGGCAGCAAG CTACGAAGGAAACTCAGATCCTGGAGCGGGAGCGTAAGGCCAAGCTGCAGGTGGAGCGTCAGATGGAGGAGCGCCAGAAGAAGCTGGACGAGCAGCGCAGGAAGGAGGAGCAGAGACGCTCGGCCGTGGAGGGAAAGAGGAAGCAAAAACAGGAAGAGGAGAAG GAGCACTATGAGGCGGTGATGCGGCGGACCCTGGAGCGCAGCCAGAGAGTGGAGCAGAAGCAGAAGAGGTGGTCCTGGGGAGGGGTTTCAGAGTCAGACAACCGACCTG GAGAACCTGACGCAGGCGCCTCCTCTCCAGTAGCTATAGTTATCTCCCCCGCGTCTCCAGAAAAGCCCCCCAGGACTCAAG CTGACAAGCGCTCTACCTCCACCATGAACCTGAAACAGCCGGCCGATTCTGGCATCAACAAGCGCCTGTCCTCCTCCGCCACCCTCATCAAATCACCTGACAAAA GTGCTCGTGTGAGGAGTTCGTCACTGAACCGGTTGCCTAGAAACAACAAAGTCGACCTAGACACTCAGCCCACTAAGGAAGGCAGACAAAAGCTTCAGGTGGAACAGACAG GCCCCTCCCTGATGAAGAGAAGCTCCTCCCTGACACGCGCTGGGGGGGGCAGAACGCCGACCCCCTCCAAGCTCGATAAGGGGACGTCAGATGACCAAG CCTCGCCCAGCCCCCTGCACCTGATGCAGCGAGGACCCGTGCGCAGCCGCAGCATCGACCGGCAGAAGAGCACCACCCTGCCCACCTCGGCCTCGGCAGACCAACTGAACCCCTCACTG AAGGAGAAACAGTTCTCGTCGCCCGGAGGGAAGCGCCCCGCCTCGCCCTCCAACATCGCGGGACGCCACCGCTCGCCCTCCCCTGCCACCCTCCCCGCCAGCAAGAGAACCCCCTCCCCCAGTGCAGCAAA GCAAAGCCTCCGTAACCGTCCCCCGTCACCCGGAGGTACCAAACATCGCCCCCCGTCCCCTCAGCCCAGCTCGGCCAAGCCCCCATCCCCTCAGCCCACCTCGGCCAAGCCACCATCCCCTCAGCCCACCTCGGCCAAGCCACCACCCATCCAGAGACCGGCCCTCACCCCGACCGGCCCCCCCACCCTGCGGAAGAAAGACTCCAAGCCAAAGGACCTGTGTCCCATCCAGGCTGTGGCCCCCCAGTCCCCAGAGCCCCCCCAGACCAGCTCAACACCGACTCCTACTCCCACATCCTCTAGTAAGACCAAAGACAAGGACG AGAAGTCCATGGCGGGCACCAACTCTGCAGCCGAGGCCGCCATGATCCTTGCTGAGAACCGCCGTCTGGCGcgggagaagaaggagagagaagaggcacTCCGAGtactgagagaggaggaggagaa gctgaggaaggaggaggagaaacgCTTGGCCGAGGAGGCACGGTTGAAAcgcctggaggaggagaggaggctggcggaggagaggaagaaaaaggaggaggaggacgctCTCATGGCAGAGGCAGACCGAGAGAGACTGGAGGCTGAGGAGGCCGGGAGACAGGCTGAACTACAGAAAGAG CGTGAAGAGGCGGAAGCACAGGCTGCAATTGATGCAGAGAAGGTCCGCATTGAGAGGGAGAGGGTAATGGCCCAGAACCATAAGGAACGCATGGAGAGGAAGAAG AGAATTGAGGAGATTATGAAGAGAACCAGAAAAGGGGACCAAGAAAAG GgaggagatgatgatgatgatggtggtgatgatgaggatgagAAAGACCTACAggatgaagagggagaggaggagggcgaaGAAGAAACCAACTGTGTCGAAACCAGGG ACGACGAGTCAACCCAGCCCGGAGATGTTGCCTTGGAGACGGACGGCCTGGATGAGGAGGAGCGTGGACTGGCCCGCAGCGAACCAATGGGAGTGCGGGAGGAGCCGTTGGGATGCGTGAACGGGATACCGGAGGCAGACAACAAGGAGAACAACAGAACCACCGCTGAGGAGCCTCTGGCTGTTAG TCCAGTGCCTAAGGGTCGTTTAGTGGGGGGCTCAGAGTTCCTGAACGAGGACTCTAACAAGCTGGCCCCGGGGCTGAACGGTAAACCTGGCCCCTGGAGCTTCGAGGAGTTCATTGACCTGGGTGTCAACTCCAAGGGCCGTCCCCTCATCGATGCTGACGGCCGCAACCAGGGCCTCATCGACTGTGACGGGGCCCCCAAGGGACCCAGGGTGGCCTTCGAGGACAAGGGGACCCCCGTGgccaccctccacccctccagtCAGCCCATCGAAGCCCTGTCAG agATGTGA
- the LOC120062351 gene encoding ensconsin-like isoform X2, which yields MAEGATSLKGLRAQMAAAAQAQAEERRSLAGNSPGPASAAAANTPSPGAANTPSPAAAAKSPRPVIDGAALRIDERLRVAKERREESDRQQATKETQILERERKAKLQVERQMEERQKKLDEQRRKEEQRRSAVEGKRKQKQEEEKEHYEAVMRRTLERSQRVEQKQKRWSWGGVSESDNRPGEPDAGASSPVAIVISPASPEKPPRTQADKRSTSTMNLKQPADSGINKRLSSSATLIKSPDKSARVRSSSLNRLPRNNKVDLDTQPTKEGRQKLQVEQTGPSLMKRSSSLTRAGGGRTPTPSKLDKGTSDDQARKPLASPVDGGFLSRLLTPTQASIARSKSAAALSEGGEAPASPSPLHLMQRGPVRSRSIDRQKSTTLPTSASADQLNPSLKEKQFSSPGGKRPASPSNIAGRHRSPSPATLPASKRTPSPSAAKQSLRNRPPSPGGTKHRPPSPQPSSAKPPSPQPTSAKPPSPQPTSAKPPPIQRPALTPTGPPTLRKKDSKPKDLCPIQAVAPQSPEPPQTSSTPTPTPTSSSKTKDKDEKSMAGTNSAAEAAMILAENRRLAREKKEREEALRVLREEEEKLRKEEEKRLAEEARLKRLEEERRLAEERKKKEEEDALMAEADRERLEAEEAGRQAELQKEREEAEAQAAIDAEKVRIERERVMAQNHKERMERKKRIEEIMKRTRKGDQEKGGDDDDDGGDDEDEKDLQDEEGEEEGEEETNCVETRDDESTQPGDVALETDGLDEEERGLARSEPMGVREEPLGCVNGIPEADNKENNRTTAEEPLAVSPVPKGRLVGGSEFLNEDSNKLAPGLNGKPGPWSFEEFIDLGVNSKGRPLIDADGRNQGLIDCDGAPKGPRVAFEDKGTPVATLHPSSQPIEALSEM from the exons CTGCAGCTGCGCAGGCACAGGCAGAGGAGCGGCGCAGCCTAGCAGGGAACAGCCCAGGGCCTGCATCCGCAGCAGCAGCTAACACGCCATCCCCAGGAGCAGCTAACACGCCatccccagcagcagcagcgaagTCTCCCCGACCAG tcATTGATGGTGCTGCACTAAGGATAGACGAGCGTCTTCGTGTGGCGAAAGAGAGACGAGAGGAATCCGATAGGCAGCAAG CTACGAAGGAAACTCAGATCCTGGAGCGGGAGCGTAAGGCCAAGCTGCAGGTGGAGCGTCAGATGGAGGAGCGCCAGAAGAAGCTGGACGAGCAGCGCAGGAAGGAGGAGCAGAGACGCTCGGCCGTGGAGGGAAAGAGGAAGCAAAAACAGGAAGAGGAGAAG GAGCACTATGAGGCGGTGATGCGGCGGACCCTGGAGCGCAGCCAGAGAGTGGAGCAGAAGCAGAAGAGGTGGTCCTGGGGAGGGGTTTCAGAGTCAGACAACCGACCTG GAGAACCTGACGCAGGCGCCTCCTCTCCAGTAGCTATAGTTATCTCCCCCGCGTCTCCAGAAAAGCCCCCCAGGACTCAAG CTGACAAGCGCTCTACCTCCACCATGAACCTGAAACAGCCGGCCGATTCTGGCATCAACAAGCGCCTGTCCTCCTCCGCCACCCTCATCAAATCACCTGACAAAA GTGCTCGTGTGAGGAGTTCGTCACTGAACCGGTTGCCTAGAAACAACAAAGTCGACCTAGACACTCAGCCCACTAAGGAAGGCAGACAAAAGCTTCAGGTGGAACAGACAG GCCCCTCCCTGATGAAGAGAAGCTCCTCCCTGACACGCGCTGGGGGGGGCAGAACGCCGACCCCCTCCAAGCTCGATAAGGGGACGTCAGATGACCAAG CTCGCAAGCCCCTGGCAAGCCCCGTGGACGGAGGGTTCCTCAGTCGCCTTCTCACCCCCACCCAGGCCTCAATAGCTAGGAGCAAGAGCGCCGCAGCCCTGTCCGAAGGAGGCGAAGCCCCAG CCTCGCCCAGCCCCCTGCACCTGATGCAGCGAGGACCCGTGCGCAGCCGCAGCATCGACCGGCAGAAGAGCACCACCCTGCCCACCTCGGCCTCGGCAGACCAACTGAACCCCTCACTG AAGGAGAAACAGTTCTCGTCGCCCGGAGGGAAGCGCCCCGCCTCGCCCTCCAACATCGCGGGACGCCACCGCTCGCCCTCCCCTGCCACCCTCCCCGCCAGCAAGAGAACCCCCTCCCCCAGTGCAGCAAA GCAAAGCCTCCGTAACCGTCCCCCGTCACCCGGAGGTACCAAACATCGCCCCCCGTCCCCTCAGCCCAGCTCGGCCAAGCCCCCATCCCCTCAGCCCACCTCGGCCAAGCCACCATCCCCTCAGCCCACCTCGGCCAAGCCACCACCCATCCAGAGACCGGCCCTCACCCCGACCGGCCCCCCCACCCTGCGGAAGAAAGACTCCAAGCCAAAGGACCTGTGTCCCATCCAGGCTGTGGCCCCCCAGTCCCCAGAGCCCCCCCAGACCAGCTCAACACCGACTCCTACTCCCACATCCTCTAGTAAGACCAAAGACAAGGACG AGAAGTCCATGGCGGGCACCAACTCTGCAGCCGAGGCCGCCATGATCCTTGCTGAGAACCGCCGTCTGGCGcgggagaagaaggagagagaagaggcacTCCGAGtactgagagaggaggaggagaa gctgaggaaggaggaggagaaacgCTTGGCCGAGGAGGCACGGTTGAAAcgcctggaggaggagaggaggctggcggaggagaggaagaaaaaggaggaggaggacgctCTCATGGCAGAGGCAGACCGAGAGAGACTGGAGGCTGAGGAGGCCGGGAGACAGGCTGAACTACAGAAAGAG CGTGAAGAGGCGGAAGCACAGGCTGCAATTGATGCAGAGAAGGTCCGCATTGAGAGGGAGAGGGTAATGGCCCAGAACCATAAGGAACGCATGGAGAGGAAGAAG AGAATTGAGGAGATTATGAAGAGAACCAGAAAAGGGGACCAAGAAAAG GgaggagatgatgatgatgatggtggtgatgatgaggatgagAAAGACCTACAggatgaagagggagaggaggagggcgaaGAAGAAACCAACTGTGTCGAAACCAGGG ACGACGAGTCAACCCAGCCCGGAGATGTTGCCTTGGAGACGGACGGCCTGGATGAGGAGGAGCGTGGACTGGCCCGCAGCGAACCAATGGGAGTGCGGGAGGAGCCGTTGGGATGCGTGAACGGGATACCGGAGGCAGACAACAAGGAGAACAACAGAACCACCGCTGAGGAGCCTCTGGCTGTTAG TCCAGTGCCTAAGGGTCGTTTAGTGGGGGGCTCAGAGTTCCTGAACGAGGACTCTAACAAGCTGGCCCCGGGGCTGAACGGTAAACCTGGCCCCTGGAGCTTCGAGGAGTTCATTGACCTGGGTGTCAACTCCAAGGGCCGTCCCCTCATCGATGCTGACGGCCGCAACCAGGGCCTCATCGACTGTGACGGGGCCCCCAAGGGACCCAGGGTGGCCTTCGAGGACAAGGGGACCCCCGTGgccaccctccacccctccagtCAGCCCATCGAAGCCCTGTCAG agATGTGA
- the LOC120062351 gene encoding ensconsin-like isoform X1, whose protein sequence is MAEGATSLKGLRAQMAAAAQAQAEERRSLAGNSPGPASAAAANTPSPGAANTPSPAAAAKSPRPVIDGAALRIDERLRVAKERREESDRQQATKETQILERERKAKLQVERQMEERQKKLDEQRRKEEQRRSAVEGKRKQKQEEEKEHYEAVMRRTLERSQRVEQKQKRWSWGGVSESDNRPGEPDAGASSPVAIVISPASPEKPPRTQADKRSTSTMNLKQPADSGINKRLSSSATLIKSPDKSARVRSSSLNRLPRNNKVDLDTQPTKEGRQKLQVEQTGPSLMKRSSSLTRAGGGRTPTPSKLDKGTSDDQARKPLASPVDGGFLSRLLTPTQASIARSKSAAALSEGGEAPECHLCPRSASPSPLHLMQRGPVRSRSIDRQKSTTLPTSASADQLNPSLKEKQFSSPGGKRPASPSNIAGRHRSPSPATLPASKRTPSPSAAKQSLRNRPPSPGGTKHRPPSPQPSSAKPPSPQPTSAKPPSPQPTSAKPPPIQRPALTPTGPPTLRKKDSKPKDLCPIQAVAPQSPEPPQTSSTPTPTPTSSSKTKDKDEKSMAGTNSAAEAAMILAENRRLAREKKEREEALRVLREEEEKLRKEEEKRLAEEARLKRLEEERRLAEERKKKEEEDALMAEADRERLEAEEAGRQAELQKEREEAEAQAAIDAEKVRIERERVMAQNHKERMERKKRIEEIMKRTRKGDQEKGGDDDDDGGDDEDEKDLQDEEGEEEGEEETNCVETRDDESTQPGDVALETDGLDEEERGLARSEPMGVREEPLGCVNGIPEADNKENNRTTAEEPLAVSPVPKGRLVGGSEFLNEDSNKLAPGLNGKPGPWSFEEFIDLGVNSKGRPLIDADGRNQGLIDCDGAPKGPRVAFEDKGTPVATLHPSSQPIEALSEM, encoded by the exons CTGCAGCTGCGCAGGCACAGGCAGAGGAGCGGCGCAGCCTAGCAGGGAACAGCCCAGGGCCTGCATCCGCAGCAGCAGCTAACACGCCATCCCCAGGAGCAGCTAACACGCCatccccagcagcagcagcgaagTCTCCCCGACCAG tcATTGATGGTGCTGCACTAAGGATAGACGAGCGTCTTCGTGTGGCGAAAGAGAGACGAGAGGAATCCGATAGGCAGCAAG CTACGAAGGAAACTCAGATCCTGGAGCGGGAGCGTAAGGCCAAGCTGCAGGTGGAGCGTCAGATGGAGGAGCGCCAGAAGAAGCTGGACGAGCAGCGCAGGAAGGAGGAGCAGAGACGCTCGGCCGTGGAGGGAAAGAGGAAGCAAAAACAGGAAGAGGAGAAG GAGCACTATGAGGCGGTGATGCGGCGGACCCTGGAGCGCAGCCAGAGAGTGGAGCAGAAGCAGAAGAGGTGGTCCTGGGGAGGGGTTTCAGAGTCAGACAACCGACCTG GAGAACCTGACGCAGGCGCCTCCTCTCCAGTAGCTATAGTTATCTCCCCCGCGTCTCCAGAAAAGCCCCCCAGGACTCAAG CTGACAAGCGCTCTACCTCCACCATGAACCTGAAACAGCCGGCCGATTCTGGCATCAACAAGCGCCTGTCCTCCTCCGCCACCCTCATCAAATCACCTGACAAAA GTGCTCGTGTGAGGAGTTCGTCACTGAACCGGTTGCCTAGAAACAACAAAGTCGACCTAGACACTCAGCCCACTAAGGAAGGCAGACAAAAGCTTCAGGTGGAACAGACAG GCCCCTCCCTGATGAAGAGAAGCTCCTCCCTGACACGCGCTGGGGGGGGCAGAACGCCGACCCCCTCCAAGCTCGATAAGGGGACGTCAGATGACCAAG CTCGCAAGCCCCTGGCAAGCCCCGTGGACGGAGGGTTCCTCAGTCGCCTTCTCACCCCCACCCAGGCCTCAATAGCTAGGAGCAAGAGCGCCGCAGCCCTGTCCGAAGGAGGCGAAGCCCCAG AGTGTCACCTGTGTCCTCGTTCAGCCTCGCCCAGCCCCCTGCACCTGATGCAGCGAGGACCCGTGCGCAGCCGCAGCATCGACCGGCAGAAGAGCACCACCCTGCCCACCTCGGCCTCGGCAGACCAACTGAACCCCTCACTG AAGGAGAAACAGTTCTCGTCGCCCGGAGGGAAGCGCCCCGCCTCGCCCTCCAACATCGCGGGACGCCACCGCTCGCCCTCCCCTGCCACCCTCCCCGCCAGCAAGAGAACCCCCTCCCCCAGTGCAGCAAA GCAAAGCCTCCGTAACCGTCCCCCGTCACCCGGAGGTACCAAACATCGCCCCCCGTCCCCTCAGCCCAGCTCGGCCAAGCCCCCATCCCCTCAGCCCACCTCGGCCAAGCCACCATCCCCTCAGCCCACCTCGGCCAAGCCACCACCCATCCAGAGACCGGCCCTCACCCCGACCGGCCCCCCCACCCTGCGGAAGAAAGACTCCAAGCCAAAGGACCTGTGTCCCATCCAGGCTGTGGCCCCCCAGTCCCCAGAGCCCCCCCAGACCAGCTCAACACCGACTCCTACTCCCACATCCTCTAGTAAGACCAAAGACAAGGACG AGAAGTCCATGGCGGGCACCAACTCTGCAGCCGAGGCCGCCATGATCCTTGCTGAGAACCGCCGTCTGGCGcgggagaagaaggagagagaagaggcacTCCGAGtactgagagaggaggaggagaa gctgaggaaggaggaggagaaacgCTTGGCCGAGGAGGCACGGTTGAAAcgcctggaggaggagaggaggctggcggaggagaggaagaaaaaggaggaggaggacgctCTCATGGCAGAGGCAGACCGAGAGAGACTGGAGGCTGAGGAGGCCGGGAGACAGGCTGAACTACAGAAAGAG CGTGAAGAGGCGGAAGCACAGGCTGCAATTGATGCAGAGAAGGTCCGCATTGAGAGGGAGAGGGTAATGGCCCAGAACCATAAGGAACGCATGGAGAGGAAGAAG AGAATTGAGGAGATTATGAAGAGAACCAGAAAAGGGGACCAAGAAAAG GgaggagatgatgatgatgatggtggtgatgatgaggatgagAAAGACCTACAggatgaagagggagaggaggagggcgaaGAAGAAACCAACTGTGTCGAAACCAGGG ACGACGAGTCAACCCAGCCCGGAGATGTTGCCTTGGAGACGGACGGCCTGGATGAGGAGGAGCGTGGACTGGCCCGCAGCGAACCAATGGGAGTGCGGGAGGAGCCGTTGGGATGCGTGAACGGGATACCGGAGGCAGACAACAAGGAGAACAACAGAACCACCGCTGAGGAGCCTCTGGCTGTTAG TCCAGTGCCTAAGGGTCGTTTAGTGGGGGGCTCAGAGTTCCTGAACGAGGACTCTAACAAGCTGGCCCCGGGGCTGAACGGTAAACCTGGCCCCTGGAGCTTCGAGGAGTTCATTGACCTGGGTGTCAACTCCAAGGGCCGTCCCCTCATCGATGCTGACGGCCGCAACCAGGGCCTCATCGACTGTGACGGGGCCCCCAAGGGACCCAGGGTGGCCTTCGAGGACAAGGGGACCCCCGTGgccaccctccacccctccagtCAGCCCATCGAAGCCCTGTCAG agATGTGA